A genomic region of Pelodiscus sinensis isolate JC-2024 chromosome 1, ASM4963464v1, whole genome shotgun sequence contains the following coding sequences:
- the LOC102455014 gene encoding olfactory receptor 52D1-like, translating to MADFNLTPSDTSTFFLVGIPGLEFAHLWISIPFATCYIVGLFANSSILFVVRKEQTLHKPMYLLICMLALTDIGMSTSVMPKTLSIFWFNLNGITLDGCLAQMFFFQAISIVHSAILVTMAFDRYVAICNPLRYPTILTNARTAKLGLVGVFRAILFFLPLPLLLRRLPFCDNRIIHHTFCDHMAVAKLSCGDITINRIYGMVLALFIIGCDLMLIGLSYGLIIRALFRISSKKAHQKALNTCTAHILVILMSYPPGLFASLSYRFSQGVAPHVHIIFSNIYFVTPPMFNPIVYGVNTKELREKLVKYICRM from the coding sequence ATGGCAGATTTCAACCTCACCCCATCTGACACGTCGACATTTTTCCTGGTGGGCATCCCTGGCCTAgaatttgcccacctctggattTCCATCCCTTTTGCTACATGCTACATTGTTGGCCTGTTTGCAAATTCCAGCATTCTGTTCGTTGTAAGGaaagagcagaccctgcacaagcCAATGTATCTGCTCATCTGCATGCTGGCGCTCACCGACATCGGCATGTCCACCTCTGTCATGCCAAAGACACTGTCAATCTTTTGGTTCAATCTGAATGGCATTACGTTGGATGGCTGCCTTGCCCAGATGTTCTTTTTTCAAGCGATTTCTATTGTGCACTCAGCCATCCTGGTGACCATGGCCttcgatcgctacgtggccatatgTAACCCTCTGAGATACCCCACCATCCTCACCAACGCACGAACCGCTAAGCTAGGGCTAGTGGGAGTGTTCAGAGCtattctcttctttcttcctctgcCCCTACTTCTGAGGAGGCTGCCTTTCTGTGACAACCGCATTATCCACCACACGTTCTGTGACCACATGGCTGTGGCAAAGTTGTCATGTGGGGACATCACAATAAACAGAATTTACGGCATGGTGCTGGCCCTTTTCATCATTGGGTGTGATCTGATGCTCATTGGTCTGTCCTATGGTTTGATCATCAGGGCCCTCTTCCGAATCTCCTCCAAGAAAGCTCACCAGAAAGCCCTCAATACCTGCACCGCCCACATCCTCGTTATATTGATGTCTTATCCTCCTGGCCTCTTTGCCTCTCTGTCATACCGATTCAGCCAGGGCGTCGCTCCCCATGTTCACATCATTTTCTCAAACATCTACTTTGTCACCCCCCCCATGTTCAACCCCATTGTTTATGGAGTGAATACCAAGGAGCTTCGTGAGAAACTGGTCAAATATATCTGCAGAATGTGA